A region from the Triticum aestivum cultivar Chinese Spring chromosome 3D, IWGSC CS RefSeq v2.1, whole genome shotgun sequence genome encodes:
- the LOC123076736 gene encoding transcription factor LATE FLOWERING encodes MACKRATSRVLRAMYDDEPSSMSLELFGYHGVVVDGDDEDDDTATALPQLSFVDNFKGGCGSAAADYYSWAYNASGGTPGASSSSTSSVLSFEHAGGAGHQLAYNAGTGDDDCALWMDGMADHQHGAAKFGFMNPGSADVVPEIQESSIKQPAKSAQKRASSGGEAQAAAKKQCGGGRKSKAKVVPTKDPQSAVAKVRRERISERLKVLQDLVPNGTKVDMVTMLEKAITYVKFLQLQVKVLATDEFWPVQGGKAPELSQVKTALDAILSSQQQP; translated from the exons ATGGCGTGCAAGCGGGCCACCTCGCGGGTTCTCCGGGCGATGTATGACGACGAGCCCTCCTCCATGTCCCTCGAGCTCTTCGGCTACCACGGCGTGGTCGTCGACGGCGACGATGAGGACGACGACACCGCCACCGCCCTCCCCCAGCTCTCCTTCGTCGATAACTTCAAAGGCGGGTGCGGGTCGGCAGCGGCGGACTACTACAGCTGGGCGTACAACGCCTCCGGTGGGACGCCGGGCGCCTCCTCCAGCTCCACCTCTTCGGTGCTCAGCTTTGAGCATGCCGGCGGTGCCGGTCATCAGCTGGCTTATAACGCCGGCACAGGCGACGATGACTGCGCGCTCTGGATGGACGGCATGGCCGACCATCAGCATGGCGCTGCCAAGTTTGGGTTCATGAACCCAGGGTCGGCCGATGTCGTCCCGGAAATCCAGGAGAGCAGCATCAAGCAGCCGGCCAAGTCTGCGCAGAAGCGCGCGAGCTCG GGCGGTGAGGCGCAAGCGGCGGCGAAGAAGCAGTGTGGAGGAGGCAGGAAGAGCAAGGCCAAAGTTGTGCCTACCAAGGACCCTCAGAGCGCCGTTGCAAAG GTCCGAAGAGAGCGCATCAGCGAGAGGCTCAAAGTTCTGCAGGATCTGGTGCCCAACGGCACGAAG GTGGACATGGTCACCATGCTCGAGAAGGCAATCACCTATGTCAAGTTCCTGCAGCTGCAAGTCAAG GTGTTGGCGACCGACGAGTTCTGGCCGGTGCAAGGAGGGAAGGCCCCGGAGCTCTCCCAAGTGAAGACCGCCCTGGACGCCATCCTGTCCTCTCAGCAGCAACCCTAG
- the LOC123076734 gene encoding cell division cycle protein 123 homolog, translating to MLLEELLRCQIQEWYPAFRRHTVPTAIIPLPAAFLRYLAGRPAYPGPDGPDEGDQGPLPFVLPTLTSGRAPFPPLQGHFPDPVSLLDRDNTDPLFGSGSGSDDEGGLLPPAFPELEAAVDDAIAGLGGAALPKLNWSAPKDAVFMAADGTVRCTCFAEVAMLLRASDCVAHDLVSARTSCQDFVRAKPVRRNATEGSRETANGAGVLSDPGENCSEGGAHGGGSDAREEDAEQESSDDDETWVDDGFQYYLALRKWYPGLRPESEFRCFVRGRKLVGVSQRDPSAYYPSLPGWSAEVQPKIEDFFEEFIEPQFGSENYTFDVYVRADGRVKLIDFNPWGGYTLPLLFTWEELEEEQRGEDELEFRVVMQQGAVRPGLMTAIPYDMLDWGDGSGWDVFLKKAGNELDRQMASLGVDS from the coding sequence ATGCTGCTGGAGGAGCTTCTCCGCTGCCAGATCCAGGAGTGGTACCCGGCGTTCCGGCGCCACACGGTCCCCACCGCCATCATCCCGCTCCCGGCCGCCTTCCTCCGCTACCTCGCCGGCCGGCCCGCCTACCCCGGCCCCGACGGCCCCGACGAGGGCGATCAGGGGCCGCTCCCCTTCGTGCTCCCGACGCTCACCTCCGGCCGCGCCCCCTTCCCGCCGCTCCAGGGCCACTTCCCGGACCCCGTCTCCCTCCTCGACCGCGACAACACCGACCCCCTCTTCGGCTCGGGCTCCGGCTCCGACGACGAGGGGGGCCTGCTCCCGCCCGCGTTCCCGGAGCTCGAGGCCGCGGTGgacgacgccatcgccggcctcggCGGCGCCGCGCTCCCCAAGCTCAACTGGAGCGCGCCCAAGGACGCCGTCTTCATGGCCGCCGACGGCACCGTCCGCTGCACCTGCTTCGCCGAGGTTGCCATGCTGCTCCGCGCCTCCGACTGCGTCGCCCACGACCTCGTCTCCGCGCGCACCTCCTGCCAGGACTTCGTGCGCGCCAAgcctgttcgacggaatgccacAGAGGGCAGTCGTGAGACCGCCAATGGTGCCGGTGTTCTGAGTGACCCCGGTGAGAACTGCAGCGAGGGAGGTGCCCACGGCGGTGGAAGTGATGCGCGGGAAGAGGATGCTGAACAAGAAAGCAGTGATGATGATGAGACTTGGGTGGACGACGGGTTCCAGTACTACCTCGCGCTCCGCAAGTGGTACCCAGGCCTCCGCCCCGAGTCAGAGTTCCGTTGCTTTGTGCGGGGGCGGAAGCTGGTCGGCGTGTCGCAGAGGGACCCGTCTGCCTACTACCCTTCACTGCCTGGGTGGAGTGCTGAGGTGCAGCCCAAGATCGAGGATTTCTTCGAAGAATTCATCGAGCCACAGTTTGGTTCAGAGAATTACACATTTGATGTGTATGTGAGAGCCGATGGTCGGGTGAAGCTGATCGACTTCAATCCTTGGGGTGGCTATACTTTGCCACTGCTGTTCAcatgggaggagcttgaggaggaGCAGAGAGGGGAGGACGAGCTGGAGTTTCGAGTGGTGATGCAGCAGGGTGCAGTGAGGCCAGGGTTAATGACAGCAATACCGTATGATATGCTGGATTGGGGGGATGGTAGTGGCTGGGATGTGTTTCTGAAGAAGGCTGGCAATGAGCTCGACAGACAGATGGCGTCATTAGGTGTGGATTCGTAG
- the LOC100859949 gene encoding protein MOTHER of FT and TFL1 homolog 2, with protein sequence MRHLYKSRKQSERKNRAADMSRCVDPLVVGRVIGEVVDMFVPSVAMAVAYGARDLSNGCHVKPSLAADQPLVRISGRRNDLYTLVMTDPDAPSPSEPTMREYLHWIVVNIPGGTDATKGEVVVPYMGPRPPVGIHRYVLVLFEQKTRFPYVEAAPPEERAYFNTRAFAANHELGLPVAVVYFNSQKEPSGHRRR encoded by the exons ATGCGTCATTTGTACAAGTCCCGGAAGCAGAGCGAGAGGAAGAACAGAGCAGCAGACATGTCCCGTTGCGTGGATCCGCTGGTGGTGGGGCGGGTGATCGGCGAGGTGGTGGACATGTTCGTGCCGTcggtggccatggccgtggccTACGGCGCCAGGGACCTCAGCAACGGCTGCCACGTGAAGCCCTCCCTGGCCGCCGACCAGCCGCTCGTCCGCATCTCCGGCCGCCGCAACGACCTCTACACCCTC GTGATGACGGACCCTGACGCGCCTAGCCCTAGCGAGCCCACCATGAGGGAGTACCTCCACTG GATAGTGGTTAACATACCGGGTGGAACAGATGCAACTAAAG GTGAGGTGGTGGTGCCGTACATGGGGCCGCGGCCGCCGGTGGGCATCCACCGCTACGTGCTGGTGCTGTTCGAGCAGAAGACGCGCTTCCCCTACGTCGAGGCGGCGCCGCCGGAGGAGCGCGCTTACTTCAACACCCGCGCCTTCGCCGCCAACCACGAGCTCGGCCTCCCCGTCGCCGTCGTCTACTTCAACTCCCAGAAGGAGCCCTCCGGGCACCGCCGGCGCTGA